Below is a window of Bradyrhizobium sp. SZCCHNS1050 DNA.
GTGGAACACGCTGGCCGAGGAAGACACGACGGGCGCGACCTCCGCGCCGGTGTCGCTGCGCTCCAAGCGCAAGGGCCGCACCTTCCAGCTGGAATCGCTGACCGGCAAGAGCATCGACGCGCCGCGGCTGTCGTCGGGCATGACCGAACTCGACCGCGTCACCGGCGGCGGCTTCGTGCGCGGCTCGATCCTGCTGGTTGGCGGCGACCCGGGCATCGGCAAGTCGACGCTGTTGACCCAGACCACCGCGATGATGGCGCGTGCCGGCCATCGCGCCGTCTACATCTCGGGCGAGGAAGCCGTCGCCCAGGTGCGGCTGCGCGCCGAGCGGCTCGGGCTCGCGGATGCGCCGGTGCAACTGGCGGCCGAGACCTCGGTCGAGGACATCATCTCGACCCTGTCCGAAGGCACGGTGCCACGGCTGATCGTGATCGATTCGATCCAGACGATGTGGACCGACACCGTCGAATCGGCGCCGGGCACGGTGACGCAAGTGCGCGCCTCGGCGCAGAAGCTGATCAGGTTCGCCAAGAAATCCGGCGCCGCGATCATCCTGGTCGGCCACGTCACCAAGGACGGCCAGATCGCCGGGCCCCGCGTCGTCGAGCACATGGTCGACGCGGTGCTGTCGTTCGAGGGCGAGGGCTCGCAGCAGTTCCGCATCCTGCGCGCGGTCAAGAACCGGTTCGGCCCGACCGACGAGATCGGCGTGTTCGAAATGACCGGATTGGGTCTGCGCGAGGTCACCAACCCCTCCGAGCTGTTCCTGTCCGAGCGCGATCTCGGCAGCCCCGGCACGGCGGTCTTTGCCGGGATCGAGGGCACGCGCCCCGTGCTGGTCGAAATCCAGGCCCTGGTGGCGCCGACCTCGCTCGGCACGCCGCGCCGCGCCGTGGTCGGCTGGGATCCGAGCCGGCTGTCGATGGTGCTGGCCGTGCTGGAGGCGCATTGCGGCGTCAAGCTGTCGGGCCACGACGTCTATCTCAACGTCGCCGGCGGCCTGCGCATCAACGAGCCTGCGGCGGATCTCGCCGCGGCCGCGGCTCTGGTCTCCTCGCTGGTCAACGCTCCGCTGCCGCCCGATGCGGTCTATTTCGGCGAAATCTCGCTGTCGGGCGCGGTCCGACCGGTGGCACAGACCTCGGCTCGGCTGAAGGAGGCTGCCAAGCTCGGCTTCGGCCGCGTGGTACTGCCGGAGCGCGCCCGCGGCGAGGCCGGCGGCGACGCCGGGCTCAGCCTCAATACCGTCGGCGGATTGACCAGCCTGGTGGCCGACATCGCCGCGCGCGGCACGCCTCGTGCCCGACACGACAGCAGCCGCGAAGACGGCGACCAGGGCCGCCGCGGCCCCAGCCATGCCGAAAAAAATGCCACACCGGCGAGATTCCGCCGCCAGGACGGCTAGCCGGACCGTGACGTTCGCGTGACTCGCCGCTATACAACGCCGCAACCGGTCGCCCACACGGGATCGTGCAGCCGTCCGGACTTGCCGGGGAACCTCGCTGTCCTCCTCCCGGAGGGGCGGTCCTCCGTCGACTCGAAGCGAACCTTGGACCTGTGAAGCGGACCTGAGCAGCCGATGCCGATAACGATCCTCGATCTCATCCTGCTCGGCGTGATGCTGGTGTCGGGGCTGCTCGCGATGGTCCGGGGCTTCATGCGCGAGGTGCTGTCGATCGCAGCCTGGGGCGCGGCCGCCCTGGTCACGCTTTATTCATTCTCCAAGCTGCTGCCGACCGCCAAGACCTATTTCAACAACGATACCGTCGCGAGCGTGGTCGTCGTCGCCGGTACTTTCGTGGGCACCCTGCTGATCGTCTCGGTGATCACGGTCAAAATCTCCGACATGATTCTCGATTCGCGCATCGGCGCGCTCGACCGCACCCTCGGATTCCTGTTCGGACTGGGCCGCGGCCTGCTGATCGTGGTCGTCGCCTTCCTGTTCTTCAGCTGGCTGGTGCCGGACAAGCAGCGCCCGGACTGGGTCACCGGTGCCAAATCCCGCGTGGTCCTGCAGGGAACCGGGGATTGGCTGATGTCGCTCTTGCCTGATGATCCCGAGAACACCATTTTAAAGAAATTCAAGAAGAACAAGCCGGACGACGACCAGACTGACACCGAGTCGCCCGGAGCGGGCGGCGATGGGTATAGCAAGCCTGCCCGCGACAGCTTGAAGAAGCTGATCGAGAAACCCGCGGCCAAGTGAGCTCAGCCCAGAAGAGAGGCGCGATGGACCTGCACCACGATTCTTCCGGCGAAGCCCAAGCGGATACTCACGCGGATCTGGACTTCGGACCTCAAGCCTACCTCAGAGACCCAGACCTTGACGGAGACACGCTGCGCGAAGAGTGCGGCGTGTTCGGCATTTATGGGCACAATGATGCCGCCGCGATCACCGCGCTCGGCCTCCACGCGCTCCAGCATCGCGGCCAGGAAGCCGCCGGCATCGTCTCCTATGACGGCACGCGCTTCCACAGCGAGCGCCGCCTGGGCCTCGTCGGCGACACCTTCTCCCGCCGCGAGGTGATCGAGCGCCTGCCCGGCAATGCCGCGATCGGTCACGTGCGCTACGCGACCACCGGCGCCACGATCCTGCGCAACGTGCAGCCGCTGTTCGCCGAGCTCAATGCCGGCGGCTTCGCTGTCGGCCACAACGGCAACCTCACCAACGGGCTCACGCTCCGCCGCGAGCTGGTGCGCGCCGGCGCCATCATGCAGTCGACCACCGACACCGAGGTGATCCTGCATCTGGTCGCGCATTCCCGCCGCACCAATTTCATCGACCGCTTCATCGAGGCGCTGCGCGCGCTCGAAGGCGCCTACTCGCTGGTCTGCATGACCAACAAGAAGCTGATCGGCGCCCGCGATCCCCTCGGCATCCGCCCGCTGGTGTATGGCGAGCTCGAGGGCTGCCCGATCCTGGCCTCGGAGACCTGCGCGCTCGACATGATCGGCGCGCGCTACATCCGCGACATCGAGCCGGGCGAGGTCGTGATCTTCGATGAAAACGGCGCCCACAGCCACAAGCCGTTCCCGCCGAAGCCGGCGCGTCCCTGCGTCTTCGAATACATCTACTTCGCCCGGCCCGACTCAGTGGTCGGCGGCCGCTCGGTCTACGAGGTCCGCAAGGCATTCGGCGCGCAGCTCGCGCGCGAGAGCCATCCCGACGTCGACGTCGTCGTGCCGGTGCCTGATTCCGGCGTGCCGGCGGCGATCGGCTACAGCCAGCATTCGGGCGTGCCGTTCGAGCTCGGCATCATCCGCAATCACTATGTCGGCCGCACCTTCATCCAGCCGACGCAGGCGATCCGCGAATCCGGCGTGCGCATGAAGCACTCGGCCAACCGCGCCGCGATCGAAGGCAAGCGCATCATCCTGATCGACGACTCGCTGGTGCGCGGTACCACCTCGCGCAAGATCGTGCGCATGATGCGCGACGCCGGCGCCACGGAGGTGCATTTCCGCCTCGCCTCGCCGCCGATCCTCTACCCCGACTATTACGGCATCGACCTGCCGGACCGTGGCGGCCTCTTGGCGGCGACGCATTCGCTCGAGGAGATGCGCGAGCTGATCGGCGCCGACTCGCTGGCGTTCCTGTCGATCGACGGCATGTACCGCGCCATGGGCGAGCCGGCCCGCGACCCCGCCGCGCCGAAATACGCCGACCACTGCTTCACCGGCAGCTATCCGACCCACCTCACCGACCAGTCGCTGGTCGAGCCGACCCAGCAGCAATTGTCGCTCCTGGCGGAGGCGAGCTGAGGCTCTTTCCACATGGTGTCATTCTGGGGTGATGCGCAGCATCGAACCCGGAATCTCGAAATTGTTTTGTGCGCCTGACCTCTAGATTCCGGGTTCGAGGCCTAACGGCCTCGCCCCGGAACGACGGCGTTCGATCGGCCGTCGTCCCGGCACATGCCGGAGGCCCTGACCACCGGCCGTCGTTTGTCGGGCAGGACTAGCCACAGCCACCCAACTCCATCATAACCGCCGCGGAATATGGATCCCGGCGTTCGCCGGGACGACGGCTGAGAGATGATCGTGATGACCCTTCCCCTCGCCAATCGTATCGCCCTCGTCACCGGCGCCTCGCGCGGCATCGGCCATGCGACCGCCCGCGCGCTCGCGCGCGCCGGTGCGCATGTCGTCGCCGTCGCCCGCACCCAGGGCGGGCTGGAGGAACTCGACGACGAGATCCGGAAAGAGACCGGCAGCGGCGCCACCCTGGTGCCGCTCAGCATGACCGACAGCGACGGCATCGCCCGGCTCGGCGCCGCGCTGCATGAGCGCCATGGCAAGCTCGACATCCTCGTCGGCAATGCCGCCGTGCCCGGCCCCTCCTCACCGCTCGGCCATATCGACCTCAAGCCGTGGAACGACGTCGTCGCGGTCAACCTCACCGCCAACTTCCAGCTGATCCGCTGCATGGAGCCGCTGCTGAAGGCCTCCGACGCCGGCCGGGCGGTGTTCCTCACCTCAGGCGCCGCTCACAAGGCGCAGGCCTATCTCGGCCCCTACGCCGTCACCAAGGCGGCGCTGGAGACGCTGGCTCGGGTATGGGCGCACGAGACCGAGCGCACGCCGCTGCGCGTCAACCTGTTCAGCCCGGGCCCGATCCGCACCCGCATGCGCGCCACGGTGTTCCCAGGTGAAGACCCGATGACGCTCGAGACGCCCGAGCAGGTCGCCGAATTGATCGTGCCGATGTGCCTGCCGTCGTGGACCGAGACCGGCAAGCTCTACGAGTACAAGACCCGCGCGCTGAAGAGCTTTCAGCCACCGGCGTAGACTATCGCGTCGACGGCACCAGGGCGGTCGCAGGCTCCACTCCTACGTCGCGCTGTCACCCGCCGCGACCTCCACGAGATCGATGGCGCGCTCCGGGCAAGCCACCACGCACAGGCCGCAGGCAAGGCAGAGATAGCTCTTCGGCGTGTAGGCCGTCTTCATGCCGTGAAAGCGCACGCGCATCCTGCCGAGGAAGGACAGCGCGCGGAAATCGTCGCCGCTGATCGGCGCAACGTCGAACACGTTGTAGGGGCACACCTCGACGCAGTCGCCCTTGGCCTCGCATCGGTTGCGGTCGACGACCGGCACGAAGCTGCCCGGCTCGGCCTTGCAGCCGGCGCCCGGACGTTTCGGATGCTGCGCGGCCTTGCGCACCTTGGCAGCCTTGGTGCGCTTCGAGAGCGGTGGTGTCGGCTCGGTCTGGTCGGTCACGCTGTCGGCTCCATGGGCGGATGAATCAGGCTTCGGCGGTCAGCATCAGCGCGGTGCCGGCGGGATCGCGCAGCACGTACTGATCGCCCCGCACGATCACCTCGTCACAGCCGCGCAGCGCGGCGTCGAGGCGCGCGCGGGTGTCGAAGCGGATCGAGAAGCCGCGCAGCCGCGCCACGCCTGCGGGTGCTGGCGGCGCATCGATCCCCTGCCAGACGTTCAATGCGATACGGTGGGTGTAGGCGCCGCCGGCGCCGAGATCGGCAAACCCCAGCTGTGGCGCGAATGCGCCGGGCAGGAAGCCAAGCCGCGTGTAGAACGTGCGCGCAGCCTCGATGCGCGGGACGTGCAGATGCAGATGGCCGATCCGCGCGGCGTCGGCGAGCGGCGCCGACAGCGGCGGTCCTTTCGCCTGCGCCAGCTCATGGCGCACGTCGAGCGGGCTCCTGCCACTGCAGGGCCGGCCTTCGGCATCGAACACGGTGAAATCGGTCTCGAACGTGCCGTAGCCGCCGAACCGCTCCGGCGTCTCCAGCGTGAACTCGATGCCGAGCCCGTCAGGATCGTTGAGATAGATCGCCTTGGACATCACGTGATCGACCGGCGAGATCGGCGTGCGGCTGGCGATCAGCCGGCGCAGCATCCGCGAGAATTCCGCCTGGTCGGGCACATGGATGGCGATATGATAGAGGCCGGAGAAGCCGCGCAGCGCCGGGCGTTTCGCACCGGGATGCAGCACCACGAGCGTCTCGCCCGCCGTGCCGAGCTCGGCCGCGCCGTTGCGCTTGCACAGGCGCAGACCTGCGGTCTCGCACCAGAAATCGATCGCGCGCTCGAGATGCGTGACCTCCAGATGCACCGGCCCGAAGGTCGCGATCTCGCTGGATGCGCCGGTTCGCGGCAAGGTCAGATGGTCCATGTGCGATCTCCGATTGGTCCGTCGTTGCGGCCGCGCCCGATGCGGCGGGGCCACGTTAGACGGCCGACGCGTCCTGATCGCCGGGCGCCCCGTTGAGGCTCGCATTCTCCGGGGTGAATGATCCGGGCCGGACAGCGCCGCTCCGCCCGCGGCCGGCGCCTATCTCGGTCCGGCAGGATCTGCCGCGGCGGGTTTGGCGGCTGCCGACTTGCCCGCAGCCGCCTTCGCCACAGCCGGCGCCTGGCGATCGCGCACCGCCATCAGCTCCTTACGCAGCTTCTCCTGCTGCTCGACCGACAACACCGGACGCTGGTCGTCATGCGGCACGTCGTTGACGGGGAGATAGTTGTAGGTGTTGTGGAACTGCGTGGTGGCGTCGGGCGGCGGCGTAGACGACGTCGCGCAGCCGCCGAGCAGCAATGGTATCAGCAGCGCGGCGCGCGCAGCGGAGCTCACGACAGACCTGCAGCTTCGCCAGATCATCGCGCGGCAGCCGCCATCGTGCGCGCCGGGATCTGCGCCGTGATGCCGTGCTCGTTGGATTGCAGCCCAGGCAGGCTCTTCACCCAGGGATAGCCCCGCCGTCCCATGTCGTGGCCGCGATCGAACAGCGCGGTCATGTAGGTGCGGTCGAACGGACCGTCGGCCTTGGCCTGGAAATCGGCCGGCACGCTGGCGAGGTTGAAGTCGATGCCGTTGAACTTCGCCACCGAGTAGATGCGGTAGATATCGCCGATGCCCTGGTTCTTGATCAGGGTCGACAGCGAGCGTTGCGTCACCGAGAGCACGTCGGCGCCGACGCTGTCCCATTGCGGATCGATGCGAGCGTTGCGGATGACGTAGAGATGCGCGCCGCTCACGCTCCGGCGCGGGCCGCGGCCGGAGACGAGACGCAGCACCGACGGACCGATGAACACCTGCCGCGTGACGCCGCCGTCGACATGCAGCTCGTCGTAGTCCTTGTCGCCGATCCGCACCTTGATGCGAACCGGAGCGAAGGCGCCCGGCACGGTCGCGGACGCCAGCAGCACCTGGCGGAACAGCGCGATCGCCTCGGGCGTATCGGCGGCGGCGATGCGGCCCATGTCCCACAGCACCGGACGCTGCGCATCGAGATTGGTGGTGCCGACCAGAAGCACCCGGCCCTTGCTGCTCTCGCGCGCGACGTCGCGCAGGAACTCGCGATCGACATACTTCTCGATCAGCCGCGACAGCGGCGTGTTGTCGGCCAGCGCCGAGCCCTGCAGCAGGCCGGGAATGTTGACCGTGAAGATGTCCTTGCGCTCATAGGCGGTGAAGATCTCGCGCAGCTTGTCATCATGCTCGCG
It encodes the following:
- the radA gene encoding DNA repair protein RadA; this translates as MAKTTLSFVCQNCGAAYSRWQGKCEACGEWNTLAEEDTTGATSAPVSLRSKRKGRTFQLESLTGKSIDAPRLSSGMTELDRVTGGGFVRGSILLVGGDPGIGKSTLLTQTTAMMARAGHRAVYISGEEAVAQVRLRAERLGLADAPVQLAAETSVEDIISTLSEGTVPRLIVIDSIQTMWTDTVESAPGTVTQVRASAQKLIRFAKKSGAAIILVGHVTKDGQIAGPRVVEHMVDAVLSFEGEGSQQFRILRAVKNRFGPTDEIGVFEMTGLGLREVTNPSELFLSERDLGSPGTAVFAGIEGTRPVLVEIQALVAPTSLGTPRRAVVGWDPSRLSMVLAVLEAHCGVKLSGHDVYLNVAGGLRINEPAADLAAAAALVSSLVNAPLPPDAVYFGEISLSGAVRPVAQTSARLKEAAKLGFGRVVLPERARGEAGGDAGLSLNTVGGLTSLVADIAARGTPRARHDSSREDGDQGRRGPSHAEKNATPARFRRQDG
- a CDS encoding CvpA family protein, which produces MPITILDLILLGVMLVSGLLAMVRGFMREVLSIAAWGAAALVTLYSFSKLLPTAKTYFNNDTVASVVVVAGTFVGTLLIVSVITVKISDMILDSRIGALDRTLGFLFGLGRGLLIVVVAFLFFSWLVPDKQRPDWVTGAKSRVVLQGTGDWLMSLLPDDPENTILKKFKKNKPDDDQTDTESPGAGGDGYSKPARDSLKKLIEKPAAK
- the purF gene encoding amidophosphoribosyltransferase; this translates as MDLHHDSSGEAQADTHADLDFGPQAYLRDPDLDGDTLREECGVFGIYGHNDAAAITALGLHALQHRGQEAAGIVSYDGTRFHSERRLGLVGDTFSRREVIERLPGNAAIGHVRYATTGATILRNVQPLFAELNAGGFAVGHNGNLTNGLTLRRELVRAGAIMQSTTDTEVILHLVAHSRRTNFIDRFIEALRALEGAYSLVCMTNKKLIGARDPLGIRPLVYGELEGCPILASETCALDMIGARYIRDIEPGEVVIFDENGAHSHKPFPPKPARPCVFEYIYFARPDSVVGGRSVYEVRKAFGAQLARESHPDVDVVVPVPDSGVPAAIGYSQHSGVPFELGIIRNHYVGRTFIQPTQAIRESGVRMKHSANRAAIEGKRIILIDDSLVRGTTSRKIVRMMRDAGATEVHFRLASPPILYPDYYGIDLPDRGGLLAATHSLEEMRELIGADSLAFLSIDGMYRAMGEPARDPAAPKYADHCFTGSYPTHLTDQSLVEPTQQQLSLLAEAS
- a CDS encoding SDR family NAD(P)-dependent oxidoreductase, with translation MTLPLANRIALVTGASRGIGHATARALARAGAHVVAVARTQGGLEELDDEIRKETGSGATLVPLSMTDSDGIARLGAALHERHGKLDILVGNAAVPGPSSPLGHIDLKPWNDVVAVNLTANFQLIRCMEPLLKASDAGRAVFLTSGAAHKAQAYLGPYAVTKAALETLARVWAHETERTPLRVNLFSPGPIRTRMRATVFPGEDPMTLETPEQVAELIVPMCLPSWTETGKLYEYKTRALKSFQPPA
- a CDS encoding 4Fe-4S binding protein, with product MTDQTEPTPPLSKRTKAAKVRKAAQHPKRPGAGCKAEPGSFVPVVDRNRCEAKGDCVEVCPYNVFDVAPISGDDFRALSFLGRMRVRFHGMKTAYTPKSYLCLACGLCVVACPERAIDLVEVAAGDSAT
- a CDS encoding VOC family protein translates to MDHLTLPRTGASSEIATFGPVHLEVTHLERAIDFWCETAGLRLCKRNGAAELGTAGETLVVLHPGAKRPALRGFSGLYHIAIHVPDQAEFSRMLRRLIASRTPISPVDHVMSKAIYLNDPDGLGIEFTLETPERFGGYGTFETDFTVFDAEGRPCSGRSPLDVRHELAQAKGPPLSAPLADAARIGHLHLHVPRIEAARTFYTRLGFLPGAFAPQLGFADLGAGGAYTHRIALNVWQGIDAPPAPAGVARLRGFSIRFDTRARLDAALRGCDEVIVRGDQYVLRDPAGTALMLTAEA
- a CDS encoding patatin-like phospholipase family protein; its protein translation is MKSAASFRVLVPRVLLACAASLLLAACAAVMPRNALPEAAAVSADPVGFRNVRYWGDEPAPRFAEAAMSRASAELPISRPLNFLAISGGAENGAFGAGLLAGWGEAGNRPSFDMVTGVSSGALIAPFVFLGREHDDKLREIFTAYERKDIFTVNIPGLLQGSALADNTPLSRLIEKYVDREFLRDVARESSKGRVLLVGTTNLDAQRPVLWDMGRIAAADTPEAIALFRQVLLASATVPGAFAPVRIKVRIGDKDYDELHVDGGVTRQVFIGPSVLRLVSGRGPRRSVSGAHLYVIRNARIDPQWDSVGADVLSVTQRSLSTLIKNQGIGDIYRIYSVAKFNGIDFNLASVPADFQAKADGPFDRTYMTALFDRGHDMGRRGYPWVKSLPGLQSNEHGITAQIPARTMAAAAR